In one Echinicola marina genomic region, the following are encoded:
- a CDS encoding FecR family protein produces MNRSELKELLSRYSEGKASEAERERLIQWYKNANEQEADEFLDHLAGFIDDMDQSELSLLERRLLSKEVPQALDNSKTKDIKVLPLVKIAAAMIIFLMSTFLLFQYIQVDDEKILEYSTKVGEIREIVLPDQSLVVLNSVSVLRIPEEFSADSREVSLDGEAFFDVQRDEARPFTVLTENGVKVSVLGTSFNIKDYSDAGQVEVAVASGKVAVGKGNQLFGRIIKGQQITYDKESNEFFQSNTAHVDSWIDGKIMFSEHSLKEVANILNRTFVKKLVIGEGVNQSLLIKGSFEKGQGIEGIVDILCILHDLEYDDQEDQIVIMDNNR; encoded by the coding sequence ATGAATAGATCAGAATTAAAAGAGCTTTTATCGAGGTATTCCGAAGGAAAGGCATCTGAAGCAGAGCGGGAGAGATTGATTCAATGGTATAAAAATGCCAATGAGCAAGAAGCTGATGAGTTTTTGGATCACCTTGCTGGTTTCATAGATGACATGGACCAAAGTGAACTGAGCCTTTTGGAAAGAAGGCTTTTATCTAAGGAAGTCCCACAAGCATTGGACAACTCCAAAACCAAAGACATAAAGGTGTTGCCTTTGGTGAAAATAGCAGCAGCGATGATCATTTTCTTGATGTCCACGTTTTTGCTATTCCAATATATACAGGTAGATGATGAGAAAATATTGGAATACAGTACGAAGGTGGGGGAGATCAGGGAAATTGTCCTGCCGGACCAATCATTGGTAGTCTTAAATTCAGTCAGTGTGCTCAGGATACCAGAAGAATTCTCTGCTGATTCGAGGGAGGTTTCATTAGACGGAGAGGCATTTTTTGATGTGCAGAGAGATGAAGCAAGGCCTTTTACTGTTCTAACAGAAAATGGAGTTAAGGTCAGTGTCTTGGGAACATCATTTAATATTAAAGATTATAGTGATGCAGGACAAGTGGAGGTGGCAGTGGCATCTGGAAAGGTAGCTGTAGGCAAAGGAAACCAGTTATTTGGGAGGATTATAAAAGGACAGCAAATTACCTATGATAAGGAGAGCAATGAATTTTTTCAATCAAATACAGCGCATGTGGACTCCTGGATTGATGGAAAGATTATGTTCAGTGAGCATTCTTTAAAAGAGGTAGCCAATATACTTAATAGGACTTTTGTGAAGAAGCTTGTAATTGGGGAAGGAGTCAATCAAAGTTTACTTATCAAGGGCAGTTTTGAGAAGGGACAGGGGATTGAAGGCATCGTAGATATTCTCTGTATTCTTCATGACCTGGAATATGATGATCAGGAAGATCAAATAGTCATTATGGATAACAATAGATGA
- a CDS encoding SusC/RagA family TonB-linked outer membrane protein — protein sequence MEKIRQVDVFHWKIGGKPISILITLAFLIFVHSSMSEVKAQQLKNVQISIDAAGKSTEDVLSLIEKKTDLTFVYDPNEIGNHKVKVTKNFTNSSLQNILDDLQLQGEEKGKHVIIHKKSAEVTAVEKSAISGIVSDTNGEPLPGASVLIEGEPNKGTVTDIDGSYSIDVDQGKTLIFSYIGFETKKVVVGAQSEINVVLEVNAESLDEVVVVGFGTQKEYSVVGSVTTIKPDKLQLGTSRSLSNNLAGQLSGVIAAQRSGEPGYDNSQFWIRGISTFAGNRSPLILVDGVQRSLDNIDPAEIASFSILKDAAASAVYGVRGANGVIIINTKRGHVGKPTVDIRYERGITQPVKLPDFVGAADYLGVLNSISEESGKPKLFSEEKIEEIRSGADPDLSPDVNWLDEITRDYASNNRVNLTVSGGSDVLKYAFVGSYYGEDGILSRDESQSWDSSIKLRRYNVRSNIDLNVTPTTLMRVNIGGYLQDRNTPPQSIDDLFNKAFEIPPYVHPTQYSSGEIPVTPQRSNPWALATQRGYERHSSSKLESLFSLEQDLSDITEGLEMKLSFSFDRYSGNSVSRSKSPDYYNPATGRNEDGTLDLVIYQYGQDFLGYSTGSDWGNKSVYLEGNLNYRRNFEKHYVDAMFMYNQRHYDSGDRLPFRTQGIAGRLSYSYDRRYIAEVNFGYNGSENFAKGQRFGFFPSVAVGWVVSEEDFLTPYKETLSKLKLRASMGLVGNDQIDGRRFAYITTIGDTGGYSWGIENNYSRSGRREGDYGVENLTWETVMKSNIGIELGLWNSLDLRVDLFKEQRRDIFMQRRTIPGSAGYINTPWANFGKVNNKGIDMSLDYSKQVSPNVYVSVRGTFTYAKNKIIEQDEPSSVVGTPRSSTGQPVGQLFGLIAEGLFKEEDFLDVEEGILMENIPSQTYGLVRPGDIRYKDLNDDGVINDLDKTAIGGTVDPQMVYGFGSNIRYKNFDFGLFFQANSRTWRVIGDGTTYFIPGSGAGALGNIFSNVDDRWTVENPRQDVFWPRLADYVHTNNNQASTWWLRDMSMVRLRNVELGYNFSKQMLSKAKLGHARVFVRGNNLATFSKFDLWDPELGSNNGFRYPIMKSFSIGANINF from the coding sequence ATGGAAAAAATTCGACAGGTTGATGTCTTCCACTGGAAGATCGGTGGAAAACCAATATCAATTTTAATAACCTTGGCCTTTTTGATTTTTGTTCACAGTTCAATGAGTGAAGTCAAGGCCCAACAACTTAAGAATGTTCAGATCAGTATTGATGCAGCAGGCAAGTCCACTGAGGATGTTTTGAGTTTGATAGAGAAAAAGACCGATTTGACATTTGTGTATGATCCGAATGAAATCGGTAATCATAAGGTGAAAGTCACTAAGAACTTTACTAATTCTTCATTACAAAATATCCTGGATGACCTTCAATTGCAGGGAGAGGAGAAAGGTAAGCATGTGATCATTCATAAAAAGTCAGCAGAAGTCACTGCTGTAGAGAAATCAGCTATATCAGGAATTGTATCAGATACCAACGGAGAACCACTGCCAGGGGCTTCTGTTTTGATAGAGGGCGAACCCAACAAAGGAACTGTCACCGATATTGACGGTAGTTATTCTATTGATGTGGACCAGGGGAAGACCCTTATCTTTAGCTATATTGGTTTTGAGACCAAGAAAGTAGTGGTGGGTGCACAAAGTGAGATCAATGTGGTATTAGAGGTCAATGCAGAATCCTTGGATGAAGTGGTAGTAGTGGGCTTTGGTACCCAGAAGGAATATTCCGTGGTCGGTTCTGTGACCACTATCAAACCTGACAAACTACAGTTAGGAACCTCTAGGTCTTTGAGTAATAATCTCGCAGGACAATTATCAGGGGTGATTGCTGCCCAGCGTTCTGGAGAACCAGGATATGACAATTCCCAATTTTGGATTAGAGGGATTTCTACTTTTGCTGGGAATCGTAGCCCTTTGATTTTGGTGGATGGTGTACAGCGTTCATTGGACAATATCGATCCCGCCGAAATAGCGTCCTTTTCTATCCTAAAAGACGCAGCGGCTAGTGCGGTTTACGGGGTACGTGGAGCCAATGGCGTGATCATTATCAATACCAAGCGGGGACATGTAGGTAAGCCGACAGTTGACATACGTTACGAAAGGGGGATCACCCAACCGGTAAAATTGCCTGATTTTGTAGGTGCAGCGGATTATTTAGGTGTCTTGAACAGCATATCAGAAGAGTCTGGCAAGCCCAAGCTTTTTTCGGAAGAAAAGATCGAGGAAATCAGAAGTGGAGCCGATCCTGATCTCAGTCCTGATGTGAATTGGCTGGATGAGATTACCAGAGACTATGCCTCTAATAATAGGGTGAACTTGACTGTTTCAGGAGGTAGTGATGTGTTAAAATATGCTTTTGTAGGTTCTTACTATGGTGAGGATGGTATCCTTAGTCGAGATGAAAGTCAGAGCTGGGACTCTTCCATTAAATTGAGAAGATATAATGTCAGGTCAAATATCGACCTCAATGTTACACCAACAACCCTGATGCGTGTAAATATCGGTGGTTATCTTCAGGACAGGAATACGCCCCCACAGTCCATTGATGATCTATTTAACAAAGCTTTTGAAATTCCTCCTTATGTTCATCCCACACAGTATTCTTCAGGGGAGATCCCGGTAACTCCACAAAGGAGCAATCCCTGGGCACTGGCTACTCAAAGAGGTTATGAAAGGCACAGTTCCAGTAAATTGGAGTCTTTGTTTTCTTTGGAGCAGGACTTAAGTGATATTACAGAGGGCTTGGAGATGAAACTGAGCTTTTCTTTTGACCGTTATTCCGGAAATAGTGTTTCCCGAAGTAAGTCTCCTGATTATTATAATCCAGCTACAGGTAGAAATGAGGATGGTACGCTTGATTTGGTCATCTATCAATACGGCCAAGATTTTTTGGGCTATAGTACAGGTTCCGATTGGGGCAATAAAAGTGTGTATTTGGAAGGAAACTTGAATTATAGAAGAAACTTTGAAAAGCACTATGTGGATGCCATGTTTATGTATAATCAGCGGCATTATGATAGTGGCGATCGTTTGCCATTTAGGACCCAAGGTATAGCAGGGCGACTTTCTTATTCTTACGATCGCCGTTATATCGCTGAGGTGAACTTTGGGTACAATGGTTCAGAGAATTTTGCCAAGGGGCAGCGCTTTGGCTTCTTCCCTTCAGTGGCAGTGGGATGGGTGGTTAGTGAAGAGGATTTCCTTACTCCCTACAAAGAGACTTTGTCTAAGTTGAAATTAAGGGCATCCATGGGCTTGGTTGGAAATGACCAGATAGATGGCAGAAGGTTTGCCTATATTACCACGATTGGAGATACAGGCGGGTATTCTTGGGGTATAGAAAACAATTACAGCAGATCAGGACGAAGAGAGGGGGATTATGGAGTCGAAAACCTTACTTGGGAGACCGTGATGAAATCCAATATAGGCATTGAATTAGGACTGTGGAATAGTCTTGATCTTAGGGTGGATCTTTTTAAAGAACAGCGAAGAGATATTTTTATGCAAAGAAGGACCATTCCAGGTTCTGCAGGTTATATCAACACGCCATGGGCTAACTTCGGAAAAGTAAATAATAAGGGCATAGACATGTCCTTGGATTACAGCAAGCAAGTTTCTCCCAATGTCTATGTGTCCGTAAGGGGTACATTTACTTATGCCAAGAATAAAATCATCGAGCAGGATGAGCCCAGCTCTGTTGTAGGAACGCCTAGGTCTTCTACCGGACAGCCTGTAGGACAATTGTTTGGACTGATAGCAGAGGGACTTTTCAAAGAAGAGGATTTCTTGGATGTGGAAGAAGGTATATTAATGGAAAATATTCCCAGTCAAACTTATGGATTGGTACGACCAGGAGATATCCGTTACAAAGATTTGAATGATGATGGTGTGATCAATGATTTGGACAAAACCGCCATTGGAGGCACAGTAGATCCGCAGATGGTTTACGGTTTTGGTTCGAATATCCGGTACAAAAATTTTGATTTTGGACTGTTTTTTCAGGCAAATTCCAGAACATGGCGGGTCATTGGAGATGGAACAACCTATTTCATTCCAGGGTCCGGAGCTGGCGCTTTGGGGAATATATTTTCCAATGTGGATGACCGATGGACAGTGGAAAATCCCCGGCAGGATGTTTTTTGGCCCAGGCTAGCCGATTATGTCCATACCAATAATAACCAGGCTTCCACATGGTGGTTGAGGGATATGAGCATGGTCAGGTTAAGAAATGTAGAATTGGGTTATAACTTCTCGAAGCAAATGTTAAGCAAGGCCAAGCTGGGGCATGCTAGGGTGTTTGTCAGGGGAAACAACTTAGCTACTTTTTCCAAGTTTGACCTTTGGGATCCTGAATTGGGCTCCAATAATGGATTTAGGTACCCGATCATGAAATCCTTTTCCATAGGAGCTAATATCAATTTCTAA
- a CDS encoding RagB/SusD family nutrient uptake outer membrane protein, protein MRILKYILAVISMFSLVACENYLDKAPEDLLTLEMVFNDKTRTEDWLAGVYNGIPDPYWGFTRDIGYDPLSDDMNPSTGWEQFGWTVIAKQTGNWNPTSSWGPNYWSTLPQRIRSAYIFIDNVKPNAAQKVTEQEVEYMRGEARFLIAYYYWLMIEAYGVVPFNLGVVPSDASQEELMKGQTPFDEIVNWIDQELKEVAEILPPKYSEATKYGRATSIMCLAVRARMLLFAASPLVNGNQDYAGFVNNNGEELFNKTYDPQKWVKAKDACQELIEAAHDAGHELYYEYNEDGSIDPFLSYQNMILEKGDVNKEILFARPGSNTWEYDRHSQPRGTGGNGGLGITQSLVDAFFMENGLPIDDPNSGYIEKGFSEEPEFRNTNWIESQGDQEGKEGQVTLEGTYNMYCNREPRFYISVLYNRAWYRREGRRTLFLSGEADGGPTHDAPQNGYLLRKKTHPDHDPRNGTNPYRPGILYRLGEAYLNYCEALNEVDPGNPDILYYLNLIRERAGIPTYGTGAGQIPLSGQDDVREAIRRERRVELNNEGTRWNDIRRWKIGEETLNRDFYGMNYLGSELSDDVNNPNAFFKRTTYQRRRFSKKNYWFPVPQGEIDKNPNLVQNPFWSE, encoded by the coding sequence ATGAGAATATTAAAATATATACTAGCCGTCATTTCCATGTTTTCACTTGTTGCCTGTGAAAATTATCTGGATAAGGCTCCGGAGGATTTGTTGACCTTGGAAATGGTATTTAATGATAAGACCAGGACTGAGGATTGGTTGGCAGGGGTTTATAACGGAATTCCTGATCCCTATTGGGGATTTACCCGGGACATTGGGTATGATCCCTTGTCTGATGATATGAACCCATCCACAGGTTGGGAGCAGTTTGGATGGACGGTAATTGCCAAGCAGACAGGCAACTGGAATCCGACCAGTTCATGGGGACCAAACTATTGGTCTACTTTGCCGCAAAGGATAAGGTCTGCCTATATCTTTATTGACAATGTAAAACCCAATGCGGCTCAAAAGGTTACAGAGCAAGAAGTGGAATATATGAGGGGAGAGGCCAGATTTCTCATAGCTTATTATTATTGGCTCATGATAGAAGCTTATGGAGTGGTACCGTTTAATCTGGGGGTGGTTCCTTCTGATGCTAGCCAAGAAGAATTGATGAAAGGGCAGACTCCTTTTGATGAAATCGTCAACTGGATTGATCAGGAGCTAAAGGAAGTTGCAGAAATTTTGCCACCAAAATATTCAGAAGCGACCAAATATGGACGCGCTACCTCTATCATGTGTTTGGCAGTTCGTGCCAGAATGCTGCTTTTTGCTGCCAGTCCATTGGTGAATGGCAATCAGGATTATGCTGGATTTGTCAATAATAATGGTGAAGAGCTTTTCAATAAGACCTATGATCCCCAAAAATGGGTAAAGGCAAAGGATGCTTGCCAAGAACTTATCGAGGCGGCACATGATGCTGGTCATGAGCTTTATTATGAGTATAATGAAGATGGTAGCATTGATCCTTTCTTGTCATATCAAAATATGATTTTGGAAAAGGGAGATGTGAATAAGGAGATATTGTTTGCCAGACCGGGGTCCAATACTTGGGAATACGACAGGCATTCGCAGCCAAGAGGCACAGGTGGAAATGGCGGTTTGGGCATTACCCAGTCTTTAGTGGATGCCTTTTTTATGGAAAATGGCCTGCCTATCGATGATCCTAATTCTGGATATATAGAGAAAGGCTTTTCTGAGGAACCTGAATTTAGAAATACCAATTGGATAGAATCGCAGGGTGACCAGGAGGGCAAGGAAGGTCAGGTAACCTTAGAAGGTACTTATAATATGTACTGTAACAGGGAGCCGAGGTTTTACATCAGTGTGCTTTATAATAGGGCCTGGTACAGGAGAGAAGGACGACGGACACTCTTCCTTAGTGGAGAAGCTGATGGAGGGCCTACACATGATGCTCCTCAAAATGGCTATTTGCTGAGGAAGAAAACCCATCCAGACCATGACCCAAGGAATGGAACGAACCCATATAGACCGGGAATTTTATACAGGCTTGGGGAGGCATACCTGAATTACTGCGAGGCATTAAATGAGGTAGACCCTGGCAATCCAGATATACTTTATTACCTGAATTTGATCCGTGAGAGAGCTGGTATACCTACTTATGGTACAGGAGCTGGACAGATTCCTCTTTCTGGCCAAGATGATGTGAGAGAAGCTATCCGCAGGGAAAGAAGAGTGGAGCTAAACAATGAAGGTACGAGGTGGAATGATATCAGGAGATGGAAAATTGGAGAGGAAACGCTCAACAGGGACTTTTATGGTATGAACTATCTGGGAAGTGAGCTTAGTGATGATGTGAATAATCCCAATGCCTTCTTTAAGCGTACAACCTACCAAAGAAGAAGGTTTTCGAAAAAGAACTACTGGTTTCCGGTACCTCAGGGAGAAATCGACAAAAACCCAAATCTAGTTCAGAATCCATTTTGGTCTGAGTAA
- a CDS encoding sulfatase family protein, producing MTRAILILLIVLFHLSVFGQRKSERPNIVFFLADDCTKYDLGAYGSKDAITPTIDWLADNGMKFNKAYQSAPMCSPTRHTIMTGMYPVRTGAYPNHTYVREDVKSTVDYLKPLGYRVALSGKRHIMPKEVFDYEYLDGSEKRELNPDFDKIDAFLKDAKTNKDNFCLYVCSTEPHSPWNRGDTTLFDKEKITLPPHIADTKSTRKSFRNYLAEINYMDGQVKRMLELLKINDLDENTLFVFSSEQGNSFPFAKWTCYNAGLTTGMIAYWPGKIEKGLQSDAQVEYIDLLPTFIELAGGERPEYMDGKSMVSLLMGNPDPDFRNYNYGIQTSRGIFSGPEYYGIRSVSDGTYRLIYNLSPEIPFKNTVTERDNYFSEWVKSENIHYQDLAFRYQHRPKIELYNDISDPYNLHDLAKDPVYKRKIEELKGKLLEWMAYCGDKGLETELRSLKHMRFNIDDTDMIVEMEHYPSQAKGNITISKKGYYTFYVEGKADLYVDGVLITKGEEKKLQFGRYGVIGLTPGRHQVDLKEESGNLKLFWSGPDFDRTALKL from the coding sequence ATGACCAGAGCAATATTAATATTATTGATTGTTTTATTTCACTTGTCAGTTTTTGGGCAAAGAAAAAGTGAAAGACCCAATATTGTTTTCTTTTTAGCAGATGACTGTACCAAATATGATTTAGGTGCATATGGAAGTAAGGATGCAATTACGCCGACCATAGATTGGCTGGCCGATAATGGGATGAAGTTCAATAAAGCCTATCAGAGTGCTCCGATGTGCTCGCCTACCAGACACACCATTATGACGGGAATGTATCCAGTAAGAACAGGTGCGTATCCTAATCATACCTATGTGAGGGAGGATGTAAAATCAACAGTAGATTATTTAAAACCATTGGGCTATCGGGTGGCCCTGTCCGGAAAAAGACATATTATGCCAAAAGAGGTCTTTGATTATGAGTACCTGGACGGCAGTGAGAAAAGAGAGTTAAATCCTGATTTTGATAAGATAGATGCGTTTTTAAAGGACGCTAAGACAAATAAGGATAATTTCTGCCTTTATGTGTGTTCTACTGAGCCTCATAGTCCTTGGAACAGAGGGGATACCACTTTGTTTGACAAAGAAAAAATCACTCTTCCGCCCCATATTGCTGATACTAAATCTACTCGAAAGAGTTTTAGAAACTACCTGGCTGAAATCAATTATATGGACGGACAGGTAAAAAGAATGTTGGAATTGCTTAAAATAAATGACCTGGATGAAAATACACTTTTTGTGTTTTCCAGTGAGCAAGGAAACAGCTTCCCTTTTGCAAAATGGACTTGCTATAATGCAGGCTTAACAACGGGAATGATAGCATATTGGCCTGGAAAAATTGAGAAAGGACTGCAGTCTGATGCACAAGTGGAATATATAGACTTGTTACCGACGTTTATTGAGCTAGCAGGAGGAGAACGGCCTGAGTATATGGATGGGAAATCAATGGTTTCTTTATTGATGGGAAATCCTGATCCCGATTTTAGAAATTATAATTATGGTATTCAAACTAGCCGTGGCATATTCAGTGGGCCAGAATATTATGGGATCAGGAGTGTTTCTGATGGGACCTATCGTTTGATTTATAATCTTTCACCGGAAATTCCTTTCAAAAACACCGTTACCGAAAGGGATAATTATTTTTCAGAATGGGTCAAAAGTGAGAATATCCATTATCAAGACCTAGCATTTCGATACCAACATCGACCAAAAATAGAGTTATATAATGATATTTCTGATCCCTACAATCTCCATGACTTGGCAAAGGATCCTGTTTATAAGCGGAAAATAGAAGAGCTTAAGGGGAAATTGCTCGAATGGATGGCTTATTGTGGCGACAAAGGCTTAGAAACAGAACTACGCTCGCTGAAACATATGCGATTCAATATTGATGACACGGATATGATCGTTGAGATGGAGCATTACCCATCACAGGCGAAGGGAAACATAACTATTTCCAAAAAAGGGTACTATACTTTTTATGTAGAAGGTAAGGCAGATCTGTATGTAGATGGTGTTTTGATTACCAAAGGAGAGGAAAAGAAGCTGCAGTTTGGCAGGTATGGCGTAATCGGGCTGACTCCAGGGAGACACCAAGTGGACTTGAAGGAGGAAAGTGGCAATTTAAAATTGTTTTGGTCAGGGCCTGATTTTGATAGAACAGCACTCAAGCTATAA
- a CDS encoding glycoside hydrolase family 2 protein: MMIRIFVSVFLLVLTCFGLKAQSWQPVGDKIITKWAEEVTPSNVWQEYPRPQMERDEWQNLNGLWEYAITSNRAEEPEEWKESILVPFALETPLSGVGQRINPDEVIWYRRTFEYDPQKGETHLLNFEGVDYKCMVWVNGQLAGSHIGGNLPFSFDVTKLMKEGENEVKLRVIDGTDDPDLYQLRGKQKRDGRGIWYSPSSGIWSTVWMESVPKTYVQSVKILADMHGELKAEAIVGGLKQPSGLRITVLENGKEVMKRNSSSHELILSVKNVKLWSPSSPYLYDILVELIGENGQVLDSVTSYAGFRSVGKECDENGNWQFTLNGEKIFHLGPLDQGWWPGSFLLPPSDEAIVWEMEYLKKAGFNMIRKHKKVEPRRYYYHADRLGFLIWQDQTSGGSGGSEWPKWKKLQALAKGYTPRNNKWWDGNDNVLNADWPDWAHEQYMTELKTMIDVLYNHSSVVVWTTFNERWGQHRSMEVGTWTKKYDPSRLLNIASGGNFFEVGDIADEHNYPHPLFPLEVPLYDDYIKVVGEYGGHGWPVEGHIWDTSKNNWGYGGLPKTKGEYIQRYVKSSNILGDLKKKGISAGVYTQTTDVEGEINGLITYDRKVMKITPEELYKIHKAAGLVD; the protein is encoded by the coding sequence ATGATGATACGAATCTTTGTTTCAGTTTTCCTTTTGGTATTAACCTGTTTTGGTCTGAAGGCACAAAGTTGGCAACCAGTAGGAGATAAAATTATCACCAAGTGGGCTGAAGAAGTTACACCTTCCAATGTTTGGCAAGAATATCCACGTCCTCAAATGGAAAGAGATGAGTGGCAAAATTTAAACGGACTATGGGAATATGCCATTACTTCAAATAGGGCAGAGGAACCAGAAGAGTGGAAGGAGAGTATTTTAGTTCCCTTTGCTTTAGAAACACCACTTTCCGGTGTAGGCCAGCGAATTAATCCTGATGAAGTGATTTGGTACAGAAGGACATTTGAATATGATCCCCAAAAAGGAGAAACCCATTTGCTTAATTTTGAAGGTGTGGATTATAAGTGTATGGTTTGGGTAAATGGACAGTTGGCGGGTTCTCATATCGGAGGAAATCTTCCCTTTTCTTTTGACGTGACCAAGCTGATGAAAGAAGGTGAAAATGAAGTGAAGCTAAGGGTAATTGATGGAACAGATGACCCCGATCTTTATCAGCTCAGAGGGAAACAGAAGCGGGATGGTCGAGGAATTTGGTATTCTCCATCGTCGGGAATTTGGTCCACAGTGTGGATGGAAAGTGTTCCGAAAACCTATGTGCAATCAGTAAAAATCCTGGCGGATATGCATGGAGAGCTGAAAGCGGAAGCAATCGTAGGTGGGCTAAAGCAGCCATCAGGTCTACGGATTACCGTTTTGGAGAATGGAAAGGAAGTCATGAAGAGAAACAGTTCCAGCCATGAACTAATATTAAGTGTGAAAAATGTGAAGTTATGGTCACCTTCTTCTCCATATTTATATGATATTTTGGTAGAACTCATTGGTGAAAATGGACAGGTTTTAGATAGTGTAACTTCTTATGCAGGATTCCGAAGTGTGGGCAAGGAATGTGATGAAAATGGAAACTGGCAGTTTACCCTCAATGGAGAGAAGATTTTCCATTTGGGGCCATTGGATCAAGGCTGGTGGCCAGGCAGTTTTTTGCTTCCACCTTCTGATGAGGCCATTGTTTGGGAGATGGAATACCTGAAAAAGGCCGGCTTCAATATGATCAGAAAGCATAAGAAGGTCGAGCCTCGTCGCTATTATTATCATGCTGACCGTTTGGGATTCCTGATCTGGCAAGATCAGACTTCTGGAGGTAGTGGAGGAAGTGAATGGCCGAAATGGAAAAAACTTCAAGCTCTTGCAAAAGGTTACACACCGAGAAATAATAAATGGTGGGACGGAAATGATAATGTGCTAAATGCCGATTGGCCAGATTGGGCACATGAACAATATATGACTGAGCTCAAAACGATGATAGATGTACTTTATAATCATTCTTCGGTAGTGGTTTGGACGACTTTTAATGAGCGCTGGGGACAGCACCGCAGTATGGAAGTAGGAACTTGGACCAAAAAATATGATCCTTCGAGGTTGCTAAATATAGCCAGTGGGGGTAACTTTTTCGAAGTAGGAGATATTGCCGATGAGCATAATTACCCTCATCCTTTATTTCCACTGGAAGTTCCTTTATATGATGATTATATCAAAGTAGTTGGTGAATATGGGGGACATGGTTGGCCAGTAGAGGGACATATTTGGGATACCTCAAAGAACAACTGGGGCTATGGAGGACTTCCAAAGACCAAAGGGGAGTATATTCAGCGCTATGTGAAAAGTAGCAATATCCTGGGAGACTTAAAGAAAAAGGGAATCAGTGCAGGTGTTTATACGCAAACGACCGATGTGGAAGGCGAGATAAACGGCTTGATTACCTATGACCGCAAAGTCATGAAAATCACACCAGAGGAATTATATAAAATTCACAAAGCCGCTGGACTTGTGGATTAA